From Numenius arquata chromosome 4, bNumArq3.hap1.1, whole genome shotgun sequence, a single genomic window includes:
- the MSC gene encoding musculin: MSAGSGSEAEELPEMDLRALQLDYPPPPAKRQPRGELYPSGDNSSAAEEEEEEEEEEEEEEEEGEGSCAAGPAGSGCKRKRARSGGPGGKKAASGPRGPAPPPAEGKQSQRNAANARERARMRVLSKAFSRLKTSLPWVPPDTKLSKLDTLRLASSYIAHLRQLLQEDRYENGYVHPVNLTWPFVVSGRPDSDAKEVSTASRLCGTTA, from the exons ATGTCCGCCGGCTCCGGGAGCGAGGCGGAGGAGCTGCCCGAGATGGACCTGCGGGCGCTGCAGCTGGACTACCCGCCGCCGCCGGCCAAGCGCCAGCCCCGCGGCGAGCTCTACCCCTCGGGGGACAATTCctcggcggcggaggaggaggaagaggaggaggaagaagaggaggaggaggaggaagagggcgAGGGCAGCTGCGCGGCTGGGCCGGCGGGCAGCGGCTGCAAGAGGaagcgggcgcggagcggcggccccgggggcAAGAAGGCGGCGTCGGGGCCGCGGGGAccagcgccgccgccggcggAGGGGAAGCAGTCCCAGCGCAACGCGGCCAACGCGCGGGAGCGGGCGCGGATGCGGGTGCTGAGCAAGGCGTTCTCCCGGCTGAAGACCAGCCTGCCCTGGGTACCCCCCGACACCAAGCTCTCCAAGCTGGACACCCTGCGCCTGGCGTCCAGTTACATCGCCCACCTccggcagctcctgcaggaggacCGCTACGAGAACGGCTACGTCCACCCCGTCAACCTG acTTGGCCATTTGTGGTTTCAGGAAGACCTGACTCTGATGCCAAAGAAGTTTCTACTGCCAGCAGATTATGTGGAACTACCGCATAG